The Musa acuminata AAA Group cultivar baxijiao chromosome BXJ2-2, Cavendish_Baxijiao_AAA, whole genome shotgun sequence genome contains the following window.
GTGTGGCTGAGCATATAGTTTGTCAGTATCTATCATGATGCGCTGATGATAGGAAAGCTTAGTAGCCACATTAGGAAATGAGGATAGCtctgtttttattattatttcagtGTTGGCTAATAATTAGAAGTGAGCTACTATTATAAATTGGAAATACATTTACTTCTTGCAGAAAGTCAATAACGGCCAACTAAACCGAGATGAACAATCCACTGAGAAGGCGATATAAGATCAGTCAACAGAAGAGGCACAGAggattaacaatataaataagtTCGACAAACTAGTACTCTAGTGCTAAAAGAAGGTGAGGGACTAAAAATGCCATGTAGATTAGCCTTACAGAAACAGAAAACGATATTCAGATTAGACTTGTTTTATTGCAGTTTAATTGACTAAAAATAACTAGTTATTGACTTATTGCAGAAGTCCACGTAGATTAGTCTGACCCAAAAGTTAAAGtctatctttcgtacttgattttCCTTGCACCTCATTGCTCACTCTAGAGCAATTGATTAAGAGGGCTTTTTAACTGATAGTGAATTCTGGTAATTAGTCCAATGTGTCGGTGTGATCAAGAGGAAGGTCACTACTAGTATTTCTTGTTATGTTAATGTAAAATATATCTTCTTCATCATGTGATAATTTTTTAGGCTCGTCTTTGTGTTACTTGTAAATGTGTTTTTGCCTATGCCTGTCAATGGGTGATTATATTAATAATTAGAAGCCTCTGCATTTTTCAAACCCTCCACATTTTATTTTTAGGAACTCAATCAAGCTTTGTTTATATGTAGATACCAATATACTTTTCTTAGTTATTAAGTATCTCCTTTGCGTCCAGTTACTGTCTTCATTTTTGGTTAGTGAATGATGTGATTATAATTTCTCTAAGAACCATAATATATGTAGGATTGAAGTGAAACACATCGATAATACATTAAAAATCTTGTTAATTTGTTCTCATCTCTTTGTTTCTGAGGACATTACTTGCAACTTCCATATGTGTCAATCAGCAACTCATGAACCCTGCCACAAAATTGATCTTACCGAGATGGTGTAAACTAAAAGGTTTTGTTCAGGCTACTGGATGTATATGTAGCTCAAACTTCAAACTGATATAAACTTAGAATTTATATCTCAGATTTGATTGGTTATTTGAAATAAACAATCAGGAAAGCTACAGGTTTGCAATTGAAATTGGTTGACTAAAAACTAAATTGAGACCGAGATTATATAATCATAGATATCCTATTATATTAGCTTCTCATTGTGTTTTCAGCAGCTTTGCTGGTGTCTTTTCCAGATTCATATGCATGTGTTCTTTAGCATGTTTGATGATTGATATTATCCTATGAAATGCCATGTCTATACGTATTCTGATCGAACATAATGCAGCACATTCTGATACAACTGTTGCGAAGATGCTGGTTGGCAACAAATGTGACCTGGACAACATCAGAAATATATCTGTTGAAGAAGGAAAAAGCCTTGCAGAAGCTGAAGGGCTGTTTTTTATCGAGACCTCGGCTCTAGATTCTACAAATGTGAAGAAGGCATTTGAGATTGTCATCAGGGAGATATATAACAATGTGAGCAGGAAGGTCCTCAACTCGGATTCCTACAAATCAGAACTGTCTCTGAACAGGGTGAGCCTTACCAGCAATGGGAGCGATGAGACCAAGCAGACTTCCAGCAAGACCTGCTGCTGAAATTTTTTCTGTTAGTCCAGAAAATACAACAGTGTATCAAGAAATTTCTCAGTCTCCTAATTCTGTCAGAAAGTGGTTTTTGTTTGTCATGTTAGTGAGAGTTGTTCGTTTTTAGTTTTCTCATAAGTCATCAAGGAGCCAATATCGACATACGTCTGAACAAGCATGTAATATTCATCGTTTATTGTGGTTCCGGCATTATAGGGTTCTCATAATGGAGTGGTGTAGACACTTGTTATACATAACACTGCTTTAATACATTAGAAGTTTGAAAGACATTCATTTGTTTATGTTCTTGAAAGCCTTCATGTACCTTTTTCTTCTTGCTGTTGATCTGACATGGTAGACATGGAAGGCTTGCAAATTTCATGTAGCCTTTGGCAACAGGGACAGGGTGAGATTTAGCTGGTACTAACATTTTCCTAACAATTTTCATCTTTTGTATTCTGCTATTAATCATTACTATTACCAAAGCCTGGGCAGAAATGGACAGtggtagaacatgttctttgtgaGTTATTCCCTTCTTAGTTTTCTTCTGGGAACTACAGTAACCTGGCTACCCTTAAGGAAGATATTTTCTCAGATTGCTGGTCTGCATCCCATAATAATGATCTAAAACCATCCTAATCATCAGCCAGTACCTTAATCATCTTAAATTTAATGTTCGTTTAGTTGTTCCCAAATCATGGAGACAACAACCATTTTGTGGCATCCAGGTTAATTAGGTGTGGAATGAGAAAAGATCACTCTCCAAGTTGGTTGACAGGGATGTTTGATCACTTCATGTATTTGGATTTAGACAGCTCAACCATGATATAGACCACCACCACATGAAGAAGAAATAGATTAATTGTGAGGGGATGTGAAtgcttcaccaaaatccaattaTATATTGGCCAGCATAGTCTGATTACTGAATCATGATCGACATTGAGAATGAGATTGGGACTCAAAAGTCCAATGCAGTCTGGTTCCTGAAGGTCCTAAAAACTACTAAAGACAAATTTGATCCCAGGGATCCACATCATGTCATAATGCAATACCAAGTTGTTATCATCTCCTTGTTGCTTTGGTTACTAATTAGCTTTGTAGAGGCAATGCAGAGACCTTTCCTACATATTTCTCCAGGTTTAGAAGAGTTGATCATGTCCAAAAGATGAACTCAAGATTCAAGAAAGGTATAAGGAGCAAAGTGGTGATGAAACTAACAGACCAAGGTATGATTTGCCTGTTTAATTTCGAACCGAAGATCCTAAACTCTTTGGAGAGAAAAATATTGATCAACTTTTATATCGTAATTCTTGAAGGCTATGACAATTGATGTTCCAACCACCAACAAGTTTAATTATAATGCTTCGATGCGTGGACTCAATTCGGCAAAGTAGGTCCATGATCATGAGTAATACATCCAGGTGCATAATTAGTGAAGAACAAGAGAGgacaaaaggaaaataaaaagcaGCAAGAGGGTGGCATGAGCAGTCCCAATCCATATTTGTCGAGACAAGCAAATTTGAGCTTCATCTGTTCTGAATGGTTGGTTGGGAAGATTTGGAGATTTTAGCTGGTTAGGATGGTTGGTGAAGCCAATGATAGTTACCTCACAGCCTGTGCTCTGATTTGGATCATGATCATGAGATTTATATCTGCATTGGAAGCAATAAAGCAGTGAAATCAGTAATACTCCAGCAAACACAGAAACCAGGTAAAGAGGATGAACAATATGACCTCAAGAAACAAAGATGACAGCCATGATGGCTGCTTCCACTGGAAGAAAACACCAGACCAGACCAAATCTTGTTTAGGTTTCACAAATCACCATGCAACTTGATATGAATGAATTGATGGCTACAACCAatcagagaggagagagagagagagagagagagagagaagacttcCAAAGGATTACACTGCTGGAAGGAATCTAAACCACCATGGCCATGGCCTCCAGCTAAATTGCTACTCTCTTGTATGATGATCTGTAAAGCCTTGGAGATCCGACTTTATGACAAGGGTTGTCTCCTCGATTGGTCCTTGTCAAATTCAAGTTTGCCAACCTAGTCAATCTGATGCCACTCCTTTCATTACAGAAGGTACCTGCAATGCTGATAGCATAAACAATCGGGTAGCTGCTAAGAATATCGACAGTGTTAGGTGGCTTAGGTTAATAAGATAGAAAGAGAGGTTGCAGATTCCGCTTGGTTTATGGTTGAGTTGACTCCAGCTCAAATAGGTAGTACTTTAAATGTAGAGCATGAGAGAAGACATCTCATTTCATCTTCGAGAGTTGAATGAGTGCATCCATCTCTCTAAACCAAGCAATAATCAGTCTTCTCGAAGATGGACTCAAACTTTTTCCACAGATTACATACAGAAGTCCTTTAATTTACTATGAAATCAAATGATCATAAGCAATATTCATGCAGCTTGTCCCTGAATTCATGGTGTGACCAGGTTGAGTCGATTCACTCTGCCAGCGAGCTTTGGGAGAAGGCGGCGGTCCCCTGGCTTTGCGCAAACCCCATCCGAACAGCATACTGGAGATCATCCTCCCACAAATTCCCGAGCTGCAGAATACCAGCATTGCTTCAAtcgcacactttatctttatgcaCATTCGGTTCATTTCAGCATCAGTACCTGAGAGGTTGCATCTGTGAATCCATCAAGCGGCGGTCGGTGCAGGGAGGAACTCGTTGGGTTTATGGTTGCGACGCTCTGCAGAGGTTGCTGAGCGTATGAGAATGCAGTGCTCGTCATGTCTAATGGATAGATTTGCTGTGGCAATGGAATAGGGTAAGCCTGATGCAAATTGGACAGAGAAGAGATGACGGATCGGAGAGAATTCGATTGCCTTACATCTTTTGGGAGGAAGTCCAGCTGAGGATTCAAGGTGGCCAGCTTCGTCGATAAGAACTGAAACCAGAGGATTGAAGTTTGAGCTGAGATATAATTGATCTTTGCTTTAATGGCTATAGTTCTATACCTCGACTTGGCGCTGCAACGACTGCACGTAGCCGATGATCTGATCCAGCTTAAGAGCTTTGCCAGTGATCTACATTTCAAGGCATCAAGATTACACTTTTGGATCAAGAACCGATGTGTTGCAGCACCAAACTACAGATCATTGAGCTGACCTTATTGCAACCCGGCACGAGATCTTGCAGGAGCTTCATCCTCTCGCTAATTTTCTCTCTTCTGACCTGGTAAATTGGGAGGGTGAAGATTGCACAGACAAACTGGAAATTAGGAAGACAGGAAGCTGATAACAGATGTGGAGTGTTCTTTGCTTACCCTCTCGGCGAGGCTGTGGCTGTCGGTGGCTTGCCCTCTTCTTGCCCTGACATGGATGTAGTCCTTGGGAGGCTCTGCTAGCTTGGCATTGTTCTCTTTTCCTTGTTCATGACCGGCATCACCGTTCTGCTCGGTCTTCGGCTTCGCTGCCGCATCCTTGCCAGCTCCATTGGTTTCAGCTGGTCTGCATCTCTTTGCATCCGAATTGTCCTCCTCGGTGGACTGCAGTCGAGGAATTCTCATGCTTTTAATGTTCGGTAAGAGATCTATGAACTAAATTGGATGAGAAATTTGGTGCCGCAATCAATCTGAGGCATACCATGGGATGATTCACAATGGAGGATGACAAAGACGCCTCCTTTCCTTTGGATTTCCGCTTCCTCGCGTTGATCTTTGTATCTAGTGCCGACGATGCATCCTGGCCATTACCGAGCCCCATTTCGTCCGGCGTCGAAGCTCCCGATGCCCTACCACCGAACTTGGACCTCAGCTCCATCTCCAAACTCTCTGGGTCCGTTACCGGGACACGCTTCCCGTCGTCCGGAACTCCCATCTGCGACCCATCGGCTGCCTTCAGAGACTGGCTGCTCGAGACCCTCGACAGCTTCCCTGCCTCTGGGAACCCAAATTGGCCCCTGAGCAAGTCGTAACTCTTCGCCCGATCCGAGTTGGATGGCGCGAATTGCGCTGCCGCCATTTGATTGCTTGGCATCACTCCTCCCCTGCCCTGCTGCTGGTGATCCGTCACGAAAAGGTTGAGCTTTCGGGGGGAGCTCAGCGGCGCGCTGTAACAGGACACGTTAGCACTGTGGTACAGCGAGGTCGGGGGGAACTCCCCGGCGTCGCAGACGCTTCCGAGATGGCCGAAGAGCTCGTGTATGACGACGCTGTCGTTAACGGTCGGCGGATTGGAGGACAGCGATGAGACGAGAGAACCCAGGGACGAGCCGGACTGGACGTTGTGGTGCATCAGCTGCGCCCAGCCGAGGTTGAGGAAGGTCGGCGGCAATCGGTCGTCGGCGGCGCCGCCGGAGTTCAACTCAGGCGGCGTCGTCGCGTCAGGCGACTGCCAGTTCACCCCGAAAAATCGCTCCTTTTCCATTCCTGAGGGTGAAGGTTGCAGCGAGAGGCGCGAAAAAGAGGCAAAGATCGGATTTTTATGGCAAGGTTGGGAAGAAGAACCAAGAATGCGAggggtagaagaagaagaagaagaagaagaacagagaCGAGAGGAAGAAAGGTGGAGTCGTTGAGCTCTaagtatatatatagagagagaaatgGGGAGGTTGAGAGAGCGCAATGGACGGAGGGGATTCCGAGCTTTGAACGCAAGAGTCGGTGTATGCCCCTCTACTAATGGATACCTTTAATGGTAATTAGCTTAGCTTAGCTTCGGGGAAAGAGAGAATAGGAAAAGAACTGCCTGAGGGGCTTCAACTTCCTTCTTTCCTTGTCCAAAACAATAACTAGATGTAGAGAGAGAGACAAACAAGTTGAGAATTCCTTACAAAACTCTCTTCGGTTTCACCATTCAAGTGTTTTTGGTCAGAGTTCTTAATTTAACAAGAGGTAAGTGATTAGCAGTATCTTCCTTGTCATTtatatgagagagagaaagagagagaaactaAGTTGAGAAGCCTTTGAGATTAAAAATCTCTTTGGTTTCACCTTTCAAATGTTTTGGTCATAGTTCTTAGCTTAACAAAGTGTGAAAGCTTAGTAAATTCTAAGCCAACATtttctttcttgtaatttctatgagaagagagagagagagagagagagagagagagagaaataaaatGGGAGGTTTTTAAGGATAATATCCTAAGAGCAATAAATTGTTCTTAACTTAACAAAGGGTGAAAGATCAATACATCCTAAGCCAATTGTTTCTTTCTTGTGGTTCCTGTGAGAAGAGGAGAGTAGGGAGTCAGAAGTCTCTGACTAAAATCCCTGTGGTGAATCTCAACTTAACAAAGGGTGAATGATCAATAAATTCTAAGCAAACATCTCTTTCTTGTAATTTCcatgaaaagagagagaagagagacagAAACAAAGAGGTTTCGTTTCAAATCACAGGAAAGATTGACAGACTCTTCAAGGGTTGATCTGACTGATTGAAGGATGAGTGAATCTCCATTCCATGGAATCCTTCTTCTCATTATGTTCGTATGCTGTTTCTCTTGGAGTGCCTGCAAGCTGCATGTCAGACAATGGTGTGATGTTGACCATAGGAAATCTGAGATGAGCTTCAAAAATGTTGGAATCCCACATTTGGTAATGTCAAACCTATTAACAATGCTTTCTCACTTTATGATCCATCCATCATCCTTGGATCCCATATCTAACAGTGGAAGAAAGATCTTTAGGGGAAGGCTAATGCTTGTcatgttctttctttttatttcttgatCTCAATATATTATTCACACTTACCAATATGTAAAGAACACAGAACAAAGAATTTTTCTTGTCAGCAAAATTGAGACTAAAGTTCCCTTGAATTCATTTACATTCACATTTGTGGGTATGAATGAACTTTATAATCAGCTTTAATCTCATTTACAAGTTATTAATATGCAATCAGTGACCACATCTTTAGCaactgaaaaaataaaataaaattattcacgATTATAATTCTATTGTTTTCATGAAAGACACTGTTGCAGATGCATTTTTTGTGGCTGAAAACCAGTGTTTTACTTCTGAAACACTCTTTTCTTCATCAAAAAACTAAAGAAAACCAGTTTTTGATTGCTCAGAcataaattttgtttcttttaattgttttcttgaaagaaagaaagaaaaacctAAAGGCAACTTTTGTTCCTGTCAATAACTCAGTTGTTGAAGATAGTTGGTGGCTTCAAGTCTTGCTTAACTTTAGGAATCAAATTCAATCACCTGTTGCCAtccaatcaaaaaaaaaaaaaagagcttgTTGGTAAAAAGCTAGAAGATTATTTCCCAAAGGGAAACAGTGTAATGCAAATATGAGCAATGATATGATTAGAACAGTATTACAATCATCAGAATGATGACTCTGACAACTAGGAAATCATAGATGTGAGTCTGTACAACTGATACATCAGTATGAGCAGAACAGCCTCTTCATTAAGATCAAGAAAAAGCCCATGCTTCCATTGATCTTACTAATCTGTGCCAGAGTAGGCATACATGAAACATCAAGATGTGTTGacacaagaaaaagaaatatgaTGTGTTTCTTTCACCAAACCAAACTGTTTATTAGTAACTTAGTTGATTGGAGGTGGGGTTCCACCAATCCCTTTTCCCCCCCACCTCTTACCCCCAATGCATTAAAATATAGCATAGTTCAATGCATACACACCCACCTACATGCCACCCTAAGCCATTGATTAGGGGAACTACTCAAAACCAAGTTGAAATATGGAGGAATTCTTGGCTTCTTCTTTTCCTGCAACAATCATTGGAGTCACAGAAAGAGATGGGCATTATGAGGGGTTAAGAAGTTGGAATCATCAAATGTCAATGAAAGAAGActctttaatattatattaaggaGGGGTTAGGGATTCAAGAAAAGCTGCCTTATGCTCAGGTCAATCATTCAAGATTTGaaattttttctctctctcattCCAAGTGAAGAACATTCATTGAGAGATCATAAAATCCATGCACTAAAGAACATGTATTTATGAAGAGCATGTCAAAGTTGTGAAGAGCATCTACTTCCTAAGTTGTGAAGAGCAGCTCAGAAGAATGATTCTTTGCTGTTTAGGTTGTGATTCACATCACAAAATCTACTCATTGAATTCATTATGTTAGTGAGCTTTTGGCAAGATAGGCAGCATTCTTATTTCCTTGACAGCTCTGTGGAATGTACTGCAGTCAACTTGACTCACCTACACTTGCAGGCCGGTTAAAGCTGTGAAATCTCATCCATGTTAATGAACGGTGACAGTGTGTTGCTGCTGCTATCTAGGAGTAGCTCACAACTCTCCAAGTCTTGGATCTCTTCCAGATCATAGCCAGTCAACTTACAGGCAATTATAGTTAGATTCTGTCTTCCATATACAGGTACGAAgtatgatcttttcagtggtcaaGTTCAGAACTTCGATTTGGCTTCGGAAACTCTGTTTCATCAGCATAGTACGGGAAAATTTAGATGAAGGCAGTGCTCATTTCATGAACTCATCATGGCTTCCCTCTCCATTGATTTCCACAAGATCACAGTCCAACTCCTAAAACCAAAGGATGGATTGGTATGGGATTTACTTCCATGTGTTATCGGTCACACAAAACAGAGACCAACATGCATCAAAGCTGCTTCTTGTCAGATAGATGCCTGTATGTCTCAGTAACTCCCATtcacagaaagagagagagagagagagagagagagaagcttgaTATGGCCTTCTTCTTACTCGGTATCCTCAGCAAAAACAAGGCACACATTGGCGCCCCAAATCCTCCACAGCGGCTCTAAGAAGAGAACGGGTTGCCTTTGAGCCACTCCCATGCCGAATCTAATTCGAAAAGAATTACTATTATTCTTTGGTCCCCGAACTTTCTCCCCCTTATCGTTCCATCCTACGTGGTTCTATTACGAGCCTGACGGGTGTTAGCCACGTAGGATGGGTAGCGTAACCTTTGGTACGTATTTCTAGAGACCCCAAGATGAAAGGTGATTTTTATTTATCAGAAAACTACTCGATTCTTTACCCTCGTTACGATTGGATCAATTGGTGGCCTCTTGTGGGACCCACAGAAAGAACTTCATCTCCCTCGATAGCCGGAAACGGTGCCGTCGGTCGACCCAAAGGCCGAACACGATTCGCGAAATCCGGATCGATTGCAGGACCGAGGAGCTTCATTTCGGTCGATTTCTTCCCCGGCGCCGCCAAAGGCGGAATCTTGCCCTAGGATTTGGGAGCCGCAGCGGACCCATGACCGATCGAAGCGCGTCGGCCGCCGTATGGATGAATCCTCCGACAGCGACGATGACGAGCCGGAGGACCCTGCGTCGAAGCCCATCGGCCCGGTGGGCCCTTCCGAGTGCGTCGCCCTGCACCTTCGTTATCGTGACCGACGATTCCGATAGCCGCAAGACCCTCATCGGAGGAGATCGGGGTTGGAGCCCGGGATTCTCATCAGGAGACGATGGGACCTGCGCCTTGACCCATGCCGTTCCCTAGCGCGGAAGCTACATGATCCATGTTGATCGCAATGGGAAATCGATCTCCATTATCTCATGGAAAACGTATTTGTGATCTTTTAGTTATGCCTTGTCTGCCGTCAAATCGAGATAGCAATGCAGAAATGGAGGTCTCCGACGAAACGTGTGCAGGCAAGTGAATCCCAAACACCTGAATCGAACTGCTTGGCATCATATTGACAATGATTTCACTTGGATTCACACAAATCTTGATACAATTGGGATCAAACGCTTGATATTTATATGTCCATGACTTGGTCACACTCGACGATGATCTTACCAGTGGCATGACCCTCCATGCTCTTTGCCCAGGCCTCCTCTGCCTTGCCCAGTGCGTATCTCGAGTCGATCACCGTCCTAAGCTTCCCTCCCTTCACCAGCTCAACCAGGAACTGCAAGTCCTCCTTCGTCGCCGTCGCGAACAGCACCACCAGCTTCTTATTCGAGCAGGTCAATTGCTTCAGAGCAGAACGAAGGAAAGCCCCCGGCGAAGGATTGAGATCGACGACCTTCCCGTGAGCTGCGAGGTTGGACTCCAAGCTGGACCAGCCAACGCTGGTGGTGCAGTTCACGACGACGTCGTACTTCCTGCCCGAAGGGCTCTTCAAGCTCTTGCCTTCCGGGGTCTTGTAGTCAAGCACCTCATCTGCGCCCAGGCTCCTCACCAGCTCCATGTTCCGGGCGCCGCAGGTGGCGGTGACATGGAGGTTTCCGAGCTTGGCGAGCTGGATGGCGAACGTCCCGACACCGCCAGAGGCGGCAGTGATGAGGATGTTTGCTGGATCGCCGGTGCCGTCGAACTTTGTTGTGGCGTACCTCAGCGCCTGTAGAGCAGTAAAGCCCGCTATAGGCAGACCCGCAGCGTCTGCGGCTGATACTTCAGGTGGAATGTGGACCGTAAGGTTTACTGGTGCAACAGCGTACTCCGCGAGTCCACCTGCTTTCTGACAGTACATGCAGCTTAAAGGTTAACTCGAATAGCTCATTGGAcatgaacagagagagagagagagagagagagagagagagagagaggcaagcaATCCAAAGTCCACCACAGAACTCATATGATCATATGCATCAAGCAGTACAAAACTTGAAGTAATATGAACAGAGAAAGATGGCAAGATAAGAGAACTAGAGAAGCTCCAGAGAGAGGCAAAGCAGTCCAAGGTCTACCTGAGAATTATGCCAGTTAATTTACAAGCATATGAACATAATCCAagccagaaaagaaaagaagaagaagcagaaggagGCTTAGAGCTCTTACAAATCCAAGCCATGTGACCACCTTGTCTCCTGGCTTGAAGCCATCCACGCCAGGTCCAACCTCAACAACTTCTCCTGCAACATCCGATACTGTCGACCAAACATTTTACAGGACTCAGTTTCTGATCCTCTACATCTAAAACAAGTAGCAATTCAAGAGAATAAGATCTGCACAGGGAGAGATGAAGCCTCGAGTGCAATCCCATGCAGATGTTGATGGAAGTGGGATGTGCACCTGGAACAAATGGAAACTTGGATGGCAGAAAAGGACGGAACGCTCCCTTCTGGACTTTCCAGTCAGCTGGGTTCATGCTTGCTGCTTCCACTCTCAGCAGCACCTCATCCTTCTTGGGTGAAGGAACCTGGATCTCAACATGCTGAAGCCAAAAATGCAGCACTTCAATCAATCACGTCGCTTTCATGAAGCTTACAAACGATGGATGGTAACAGAGACATGCCGGATTTGTGGTGCAAACCATCAAATCTTCTTTAGACAAAGTCAAACCCTACCTTCAATCTTCTTCACACTCTACTGACATGATTACTCTACCTTTGACCATGAGGTGAAGCAAACAAACGGACTAGTATCAGAGGAAAAGCTTCAGGTGCAGTGTTGCGACCGAGATTCTATGACATGTTCTTGAAAGGCTCAGTTCAGCTTCCTCCGAAGAGCACGGAAGCGAACAAACCTCTAGTATCAGAGGAAAAGTTTCAGGTGCAGTATTGCCACCGAGATTCTATGACATGTACATATAGGCTCAGTTCAGCTTCCTCAGAAGAGCATGGATCTATTTGTTGAAGCCAAAGGAAACGTGATCGAgagaaaagggagaagaggagagagCACGAGAGGGCATCGGGAAGAAGGTGGTACCTGGAGAGCGGCGGCGCCACCGCCGTAGCCGGCGTATTGCACGGCGCGCATGGTTCTTGCGGCCATGGCAGGAGGAAAGACGGGCGGAGATTGATGGAGCGTTCGCTGGCGGTGGGCGGAGATATTTCTAGCGGCGGAGCGCTCGGCGAAATGACGGAACTGCCCTCCCGCACCACGTAAGTTCGCACGTCAGCCTGACGAAAGAGCGACCGGCGAGGGCGAGGATTTGGCATGGTCTGCCCACGTGGCAGATTGGCCCGCCATCCTGTGCGTACGCGCCCGCCTCGACCACCGTAACCTGTCACGTAAGTCCGTCGCCACGTGGGACCCACCCTCGCCGCGGTAAGGCAAACGTATCATTAGACACGGTGGATGGTTTAGACATCATAGCCCTCACTTGATCTCCTAACATAAACCATACCGCCTCGATTAAGGAGACTTAATGCACGTCTAAGTTCATCAAGGAGTGTGACAAGTCAACATAATATGGTCAATGAAATATGAGCTACTCAGACGTATGTTGTGGTGCCGTAATCCTTCAGCTGCCTCCTCTCTTAACAAACCAAGAGTAGGTGAAATGATGACATTTGTGTGCTCATCTTGAAGATGAAGCAATCAATCAATTGGGGTTGACCAGTCAAAATTGATTCctcattatttataaaaaaataataatgataataataataataaataaataaataaataaaatcaagatAGTGAGTGATGAAattatgttttcctttaagcaaacttcttaccATTTCAATGATAGTTTGATTTttacgttcagctacaccattttactccggtgtatatggtgttATCAATTCTCTacaaattttttttcataaaaagaattaaattcattagataaaaattcaccacctctatctgtccgaagtgttttTATGTGTCTACCACTTTATCTTTCTATAAGtaccttgaatttttaaaaattattaaatattttatattttaatttcaaaaaatatatctaactcatgcgactataatcattagtaaacaatagaaaatattgacttccaccaaataattttgtattcataggtccatatAAGTCAG
Protein-coding sequences here:
- the LOC135605471 gene encoding transcription factor bHLH62-like isoform X1, translated to MEKERFFGVNWQSPDATTPPELNSGGAADDRLPPTFLNLGWAQLMHHNVQSGSSLGSLVSSLSSNPPTVNDSVVIHELFGHLGSVCDAGEFPPTSLYHSANVSCYSAPLSSPRKLNLFVTDHQQQGRGGVMPSNQMAAAQFAPSNSDRAKSYDLLRGQFGFPEAGKLSRVSSSQSLKAADGSQMGVPDDGKRVPVTDPESLEMELRSKFGGRASGASTPDEMGLGNGQDASSALDTKINARKRKSKGKEASLSSSIVNHPMSTEEDNSDAKRCRPAETNGAGKDAAAKPKTEQNGDAGHEQGKENNAKLAEPPKDYIHVRARRGQATDSHSLAERVRREKISERMKLLQDLVPGCNKITGKALKLDQIIGYVQSLQRQVEFLSTKLATLNPQLDFLPKDVRQSNSLRSVISSLSNLHQAYPIPLPQQIYPLDMTSTAFSYAQQPLQSVATINPTSSSLHRPPLDGFTDATSQLGNLWEDDLQYAVRMGFAQSQGTAAFSQSSLAE
- the LOC135605472 gene encoding quinone-oxidoreductase QR1, chloroplastic-like isoform X2, whose amino-acid sequence is MNPADWKVQKGAFRPFLPSKFPFVPVSDVAGEVVEVGPGVDGFKPGDKVVTWLGFKAGGLAEYAVAPVNLTVHIPPEVSAADAAGLPIAGFTALQALRYATTKFDGTGDPANILITAASGGVGTFAIQLAKLGNLHVTATCGARNMELVRSLGADEVLDYKTPEGKSLKSPSGRKYDVVVNCTTSVGWSSLESNLAAHGKVVDLNPSPGAFLRSALKQLTCSNKKLVVLFATATKEDLQFLVELVKGGKLRTVIDSRYALGKAEEAWAKSMEGHATGKIIVECDQVMDI
- the LOC135605472 gene encoding quinone-oxidoreductase QR1, chloroplastic-like isoform X1; protein product: MAARTMRAVQYAGYGGGAAALQHVEIQVPSPKKDEVLLRVEAASMNPADWKVQKGAFRPFLPSKFPFVPVSDVAGEVVEVGPGVDGFKPGDKVVTWLGFKAGGLAEYAVAPVNLTVHIPPEVSAADAAGLPIAGFTALQALRYATTKFDGTGDPANILITAASGGVGTFAIQLAKLGNLHVTATCGARNMELVRSLGADEVLDYKTPEGKSLKSPSGRKYDVVVNCTTSVGWSSLESNLAAHGKVVDLNPSPGAFLRSALKQLTCSNKKLVVLFATATKEDLQFLVELVKGGKLRTVIDSRYALGKAEEAWAKSMEGHATGKIIVECDQVMDI
- the LOC135605471 gene encoding transcription factor bHLH62-like isoform X2; this translates as MEKERFFGVNWQSPDATTPPELNSGGAADDRLPPTFLNLGWAQLMHHNVQSGSSLGSLVSSLSSNPPTVNDSVVIHELFGHLGSVCDAGEFPPTSLYHSANVSCYSAPLSSPRKLNLFVTDHQQQGRGGVMPSNQMAAAQFAPSNSDRAKSYDLLRGQFGFPEAGKLSRVSSSQSLKAADGSQMGVPDDGKRVPVTDPESLEMELRSKFGGRASGASTPDEMGLGNGQDASSALDTKINARKRKSKGKEASLSSSIVNHPMSTEEDNSDAKRCRPAETNGAGKDAAAKPKTEQNGDAGHEQGKENNAKLAEPPKDYIHVRARRGQATDSHSLAERVRREKISERMKLLQDLVPGCNKITGKALKLDQIIGYVQSLQRQVEFLSTKLATLNPQLDFLPKDQIYPLDMTSTAFSYAQQPLQSVATINPTSSSLHRPPLDGFTDATSQLGNLWEDDLQYAVRMGFAQSQGTAAFSQSSLAE